A window of Thalassophryne amazonica chromosome 12, fThaAma1.1, whole genome shotgun sequence genomic DNA:
GGCACACAGGCCTAAGTCATCCCATGATGTTCAGAAATCACCACAGTAGTGATGTGGTGACCTTTTGCCTGTAGCAGCTTTTGAACTTTGGGCTATGACATTACGACTGAGTGGTAGCTGAGCAGGAATACCGTGTTCCAAGCTACAAGAACTTCATAATAAATTGCATCAAGACATCTTCTGTTTCAGATGAGCTGAGCCAGAGCAACACAGTGACTCTTGGATTTTGAGCATGCTCAAAATGCCATGACAGACTCCCAAATGTCCTGATAACAAGATTCATTTATTAATGACCACACAACTAGCTGGTAGAATTTGTTTGATAACAGGTCATGGAGAGTTGTGTTCGACTGAACAATACAGTCTCCTCTAGAATTCTTATCTTCTTAATTTCATGCCAGGCTCTCCCATGTGACACTGGCTTTAGTCTTGTTACTGTATGTGACATTGTATCAAGGCTTGATGTGTTTTGCTGTAATTGGTGTTTTCTGAGGCTTAATTTACAGCTCAGCTATGTCACAGCTTCAACAAGTGACATACAGGCAGTGACAGCACCTGTGCTGAGTTCATGAAATGATCAGGGTTTTATAGTGTTTATTGTGCTGAGACGAAGTGCAATAATTATCAGACTTTGAACCAAACTATCATTTAATTGAAATACAAATGAATTAATTTATGGTTTAAAATCTTTGGTCTGTTTAATTGCAgtctgaaagatgatgacagtggagACCACGACCAGGACCAAAACTCACCGAAAGACGGTGAGAAGGAAAAAAATGACGACGAGGACAAAGAACAGATTTCTTCTAAGAAAAAGGTAAACATGTCAAAGAATAACTCAGGGTGACATCCTGACACCCTGACATGCATTCTCTGACTGTCAGGTTTTTACAAGCTTGCATAGGGTTAGGCAGGATGGGCTTAAATTTATATCACGATATAATTTTGAAGTTCATACATAATGGTGTGTATTTGGGGTCTCCAACCTTTCTGTGGCTGAGGGATGAGATGAGAAACAATATGAAGTGCTAATGGTTTTCTTAACACTCTTAACATCTCTTTAAATAAGACTGTTGGATTATTTGCTTTTCATCAACAACAATCAAGGAATCGAGATTGATATTTAAACACGAAAATTTTAATTATGAATTACCATAATCTCATTAATCTCAACATATCAATACTGTTAAGCATTACCAATTATTTTTAtaattccatatatatatatatatatatatatatatatatatatatatacccacatACACAAGGTTTGCATTAGAGGTTTTTGgccattggggaggtgatggtctagtggttaagcgttgggcttcagaccagaggaccctcggttcaaaacccagccagaccggcaaatcactaagggcccttgggcaaggtccttaatcccctagtttcgcTCGGTTTGTTGTgcgtgccttgtatggcagcaccctgacattggtgtgaatgtgaggcataattgtaaaatgcTTTTGAGCTtcggatgcagatggaaaagcaccatataaatgcagtccatttaccattcagtgCTGGGACATACTAGGTATTGAAAATGTGAGTCCCAGGGCCCAGCACTGAGTTCCAGCACCTTTTGTCAGCATATCCACTTCGCACGAGCAGCAAATTCAATCCACAGAGCTACTAATTTCAGGAGCTGTTTaattgtgctgtagtgtgcaaagAAAGGTGGCAAATGATGTCATAAAAGCAAAGTGTGTCTAAGATTATGGAGTTTTAGATTTAACAAAAAgcagcagaggtggtggccaagttgtttgtgcacttggcttcagtgagtaaggttcccagttcaaaccccacccatgtcacatttttccatgtaatgtggagttgcgtcaggaaggacatccggcgtaaaacttgtgccacttcaacatgcagatccacctcagatttgctgtggcaacctcgagtgcaaacaagggagcagctgaattgACTTCCATTTATATTTGAAAAacagaaatgtaaacaaaagtaaaTCCACGACCCTGTAGGGGTGCAGGCCTTTCGAAATGAAACAGGTATTGGGTCTAGTTATTCTTTTTGGACTTTCAGATTTGTCTGGAGATTTAAGTAAAGCAGaatcaaataaaataattcaagatttgtaatttttttttatgttgtaagCCACAACGTGAGCCAGTTAATGTTAAATAAGATACAtacttcatatttcattattttgtgttatatttcatGACATTTGATGTTATACACAGGTCATAAGTAATGTTTAAAATATTAAACATATTAATATTAGATGCATATAGTGTTTGCTGCCGTGTTCAAAATTTACATATCAGTATATTTAACTTGTGAGTGACAAAGAGCTGCATTAGGcaatttaacaccatgagacatgtTGCTCCAGACCActttctttctattttttttttttggtcaatttaaaaattttgattttggtGCAAATTAcgtcatttcaaaaagcatcactcTCTACATTAAAAATCATCACATGCAACGTCGCTGTTCCGTGAACATCCCATCCGTGAACTCTTAAACcaattcatataaaatgtcaaaTTAATAAGAAGTAATGTACTGTAATAAGTTGGTGGCATTGTCTTCTTAAATGCGCATgcagtggtcagatctcagactgGGACACAAATGTCATTGTACGCTTTCATTTTTAGGTTCCtcgatttgaagaaaaaaataagttaACCCATTCTATTTATTCTTCCAAACTTTCTGGATGGAATGATGCAGGCTGGTTCGTTGTTGTATGCTGTCTACTCTAAGCGCACGCTACATATCTATGCTTAAAAACAGAGCAGACTGACCTCTCCTCCTGATAACAGACGAGAGAAACAAAACGAggcatttaaacattttaaatgtgtgtcCCGGCAACgtgatatatattatatattgtgCCCAGCCTTGTTGGTTTTGCATCAGAATGGCATAAACACGAACAATGAGTAGTCACTGTCTATTTTTGGAATATCCATTGCAGGTACCTCAATACAAaattataaaatgaaacagctgctCTTTAGTTAGTGTTGCTGGAATAGAGGTTCTGTTGTGTTATGTCCAGTGGTGGGGACAGCTAAGCAAAAAGTcagcttcaataaccgctaatccatccatccatccatccattttcttacgctttatccagagttgtgtcgtgggggcagcagctcgactccgagttccttccgagtgaccgagctcctcaccctatctctaagggagcgcccagccaccctgcggaggaaactcatctcggccgcttgtacttgcgatctcgttctttcggtcatgagccaaatgtcatgaccataggtgagggtcagaacgtagatcgatcagtaaatcgagaactttgcccccctgctcagctctcttttcaccacgatggtccgatatagcaaccacatcactgcagatgctgcatcgatccgtctgtcaatctcacgctccatccgtccctcactcgtgaacaagaccccgagatacttaaactcctccacttgaggcaaggacactccaccgaccagtTCTCGACCAAAAAAGGCACCTTTTTTACggtggagaaccatggcctcggatttggaagtgctaattttcatcccggacgcttcacactcggctgcaaactgccccagtgcacgctgaaggtcctgatttgacgaagccaacagaaccgcatcgtccgcaaacagtagagatgagattctgtggttcccaaaccggaccccctctacaccctggctgcgcctagaaattctgtccataaaggtaatgaacagaaccggtgacaaagggcagccctggcagaggccaaatgTGCATACGTGTGCATACGTACTGGGTTAGGTCAAAGCACCTAAAGGTGTACACAGCGCTTGGCATGTAAAACATTGATTTTCCTTGAACACATCTAAGTTATGGAATGTATAAATTTAACTGGTTTTCTGTAGGTAACCCAGGTTAAATTCAACAAACACATTTTGATGTGATTTTCACATTCCACGTCACATGCTTTTGTTTATGTACCTTGAACATGGGCTCTGTGCATGTACACTTCATAGCTGTGAAGTGGCTTATTTGTTACCATTGTTTGCAGTTTCTTGTCAAAACTCTGCCCTTGCAagtattttcttcttcttttttgtatATGACCCCCTGGCTGTGTTGCCCCTTTAGGCTGATGTGGGCATTACAGGTCGTGGCTGCACCAAGTTAAGTTTGCAGGACAGGATCAAAAATGCGTGAAGAAAGCACATGTTCTGGTTGTGTAATTAAAAGCTGATGTATTTGTGTCATATGTTGCTCCCCTCCCTTCTGCAGATGGTGGTGCCAGGAGCAGGAGAGCACCCTCTTCAGTACAATTACACCTTCTGGTATTCCAGACGCACACCAGGGAGACCAGCCAGCACCCAGAGCTACGAACAGAATATTAAACAGATCGGCAGCTTTGCTTCGGTTTGTATAATTTGCAACACTTTGGACTTCACAAGAGTGGTGGCTCTTAGTTTTGTTCTTGTGGACCTCCCAAACTGCACATTTAATaaactggaggaaaaaaaaaatcaaacaaaagagATTGAGCTAAACAGCTGTAAGTAGAGCAGGAATAATGGCAAATATGAAGTACTGGAGGTTCTTAGAGCACAATTGCTATTTGGTAGGGaacactttttttcacattttcgtTAGACCAAGTATGCTTATGTTGACTCTGCACTTGATCCCTTTCAGCATTTAATTGAAATATTTCTTGTCTTGAAGGTGGAGCAGTTCTGGCGTTTTTATAGTCATATGATTCGGCCAGGTGACTTGACCGGTCACAGTGACTTTCACCTCTTCAAGGAGGGGATTAAACCCATGTGGGAGGTTGGTACTCATTTGTTGCTAAATATATGCTTCAACCGCAACATTAAAAGTGAAACTAGGAGGGGGCATTCAGTATCAAAGcgctgtatttatatatatatatatatatatcgatcaatcaactttttttcttgtatagcgccaaatcacaacaaacagttgccccaaggcgctccacattgcaaggcaaggccatacaataattatgaaacacagtctacatctaaagcaacataaccaagggatggtccagggtcacccgatccagccctaactataagccttagcgaaaaggaaagttttaagcctaatcttaaaagtagagagggtatctgtctccctgatctgaattgggagctggttccacaggagaggagcctgaaagctgaaggctctgcctcccattctactcttacaaaccctaggaactacaagtaagcccgcagtctgagagcgaagcgctctaatggggtaatatggtactacgaggtccctaagataagaagggacctgattattcaaaaccttataagtaagaagaagaattttaaattctattctagcattaacaggaagccaatgaagggaggccaacacgggtgagatatgctctctcctgctagtccccgtcagtactctagctgcagcattctgaaccaactgaaggctttttagggaacttttaggacaacctgataataatgaattacaatagtccagcctagaggaaacaaatgcatgaattagtttttcagcatcactctgagacaagacctttctgattttagagatattgcgtaaatgcaaaaaggcagtcctacatatttgtttaatatgcgctttgaatgacatatcctgatcaaaaataactccaagatttctcacagtattactagagatcagggaaatgccatccagagtaacgatctggttagacaccatgcttctaagatttgtggggccaagtacaataacttcagttttatctgagtttaaaagcaggaaattagaggtcatccatgtctttatgtctgtaagacaatcctgcagtttagctaattggtgcgtatcctctggcttcatggatagataaagctgggtatcatctgcgtaacaatgaaaatttaagcaataccgtctaataatactgcccaagggaagcatgtataaagtgaataaaattggtcctagcacagaaccttgtggaactccataattaactttagtctgtgaagaagattccccatttacatgaacaaactgtaatctattagacaaatatgattcaaaccaccgcagcgcaatgcctttaatacctatgacatgctctaatctctgtaataaaattttatggtcaacagtatcaaaagcagcactgaggtccaacagaacaagcacagagataagtccactgtccgaagccataagaagatcatttgtaaccttcactaatgctgtttctgtactatgatgaattctaaaacctgactgaaactcttcaaatagaccattcctctgcaggtgatcagttagctgttttacaactaccctctcaagaatctttgagagaaaaggaaggttggagattggcctataattagctaaaatagctgggtcaagtgatggctttttaagtaatggtttaattactgccaccttaaaggcctgtggtacataaccaactaacaaagatagattgatcatatttaagattgaagcattaaataatggtaggacttccttgagcagcctggcaggaatggggtctaataagcatgttgatggtttggatgaagtaactaatgaaaataactcagacagaacaatcggagagaaagagtctaaccaaataccggcatcactgaaagcagccaaagataacgatacatctttgggatggttatgagtaattttttctctaatagtcaaaattttgttagcaaagaaagtcatgaagtcattactagttaaagttaatggaatactcagctcaatagagctctgactctttgtcagcctggctacagtgctgaaaagaaacctggggttgttcttattttcttcaattagtgatgagtagaaagatgtcctagcttcacgaagggctttcttatagagcaacaaactctttttccaggctaagtgaagatcttctaaattagtgagacgccatttcctctccaacttacgggttatctgctttaagctacgagtttgtgagttataccacggagtcagacacttctgatttaaagctctctttttcagaggagctacagcatccaaagttgtcttcaatgaggatgtaaaactattgacaagatactctaactcccttacagagtttaggtagctactctgctctgtgttggtatatgacattagagaacataaagaaggaatcatatccttaaacctagttacagcgctttctgaaagacttctagtgtaatgaaacttattccccactgcagggtagtccatcacggtaaatgttattaaaaaatgatcagacaaaagggagttttcagggaatactgttaagtcttctatttccataccataagtcagaacaagatctaaaatatgattaaagtggtgggtggactcatttactttttgagcaaagccgatagagtctaataatagattaaatgcagtgttgaggctgtcattctcagcatctgtgtggatgttaaaatcgcccactataattatcttatctgagctaagcactaagtcagacaaaaggtctgaaaattcacagagaaactcacagtaacgaccaggtggacgatagataataacaaataaaactggtttttgggacttccaatttggatggacaagactaagagacaagctttcaaattaattaaagctctgtctaggtttttgattaattaataagctggaatggaagattgctgctaatcctccgccccggcccgtgctacgagcattctgacagttagtgtgactcgggggtgttgactcatttaaactaacatattcatcctgctgtaaccaagtttctgttaggcagaataaatcaatacgttgatcaattattatatcatttaccaacagggacttagaagaaagagacctaatgtttaatagaccacatttaactgttttagtctgtggtgcaattgaaggtgctatattattttttctttttgaatttttatgcttaaatagatttttgctagttattggtggtctgggagcaggcaccgtctctacggggatggggtaatagggggatggcagggggagagaagctgcagagaggtgtataagaccacagctctgcctcctggtcccaacgctagacagtcacagtttggaggatcccaaaaaattggccagatttctagaaatgagagctgctccctctaaagtgggatggatgccgtctctcctaacaagaccaggttttccccagaagctttgccaattatcaatgaagcccac
This region includes:
- the eif4e2 gene encoding eukaryotic translation initiation factor 4E type 2 isoform X2, which translates into the protein MNNKFDALKDDDSGDHDQDQNSPKDGEKEKNDDEDKEQISSKKKMVVPGAGEHPLQYNYTFWYSRRTPGRPASTQSYEQNIKQIGSFASVEQFWRFYSHMIRPGDLTGHSDFHLFKEGIKPMWEDDANKMGGKWIIRLRKGLASRCWENLILAMLGEQFMVGEEICGAVVSVRFQEDIISIWNKTASDQATTARIRDTLRRVLNLPPNTIMEYKTHTDSIKYSLGRLPWSGEC